In Alkalihalobacillus sp. TS-13, the following are encoded in one genomic region:
- a CDS encoding MFS transporter, with protein sequence MRKIVLPGIAMIGVTYSFARFSFGLFLPNISASLSLTESNAGIVGSTAYISYTLALFTSAFLIQKFGQLRMIQLSGISAFIGLLGIAISQEFSLLALSSFIAGIGSGWASPAYSQVASTALQTKDKDQGNTWINSGTSFGIMLSGPVALLFTEYWRFAYVLFAIIALVVLVWNNLSIPSQDMRSNITRTKLQWLPAIKKARFLLVASLIIGGISSIFWTFSRSYLTVVYDMNMNESVLFWILMGISGVVGGIAGGLINRAGLALSYRLILIMMLLSLFFITIPTTITVYFSSVFFGISYIFLTGLFIVWSTRIFKSNPSIGVSLSFLSLGVGQSFGSAIAGGMIDMTSYTLSFMLFSFIGIFGLFVPINNRFNRVKVESN encoded by the coding sequence ATGAGAAAAATTGTTCTTCCTGGTATCGCTATGATTGGTGTAACTTATTCATTTGCACGATTCAGTTTCGGATTGTTCCTACCGAACATTTCAGCCTCCTTGAGTCTTACCGAAAGTAATGCTGGTATAGTTGGTTCAACAGCTTATATCTCGTATACCTTAGCTTTATTTACATCTGCATTTTTGATTCAAAAGTTTGGCCAACTAAGAATGATTCAACTTTCTGGGATAAGTGCATTTATTGGATTACTTGGAATAGCAATTTCTCAGGAATTTTCTTTGCTCGCTTTAAGTTCATTTATTGCAGGGATAGGCAGCGGTTGGGCGTCACCTGCTTATAGTCAAGTGGCATCAACAGCTTTACAGACAAAGGATAAAGATCAGGGCAATACATGGATCAACAGTGGAACAAGTTTCGGAATTATGCTTTCAGGTCCTGTGGCGCTGCTGTTCACAGAATATTGGAGATTTGCCTATGTTCTTTTTGCGATAATTGCATTGGTCGTTCTCGTATGGAATAACCTGAGTATACCTTCTCAAGATATGAGATCTAACATAACCAGGACTAAACTACAGTGGTTACCAGCCATCAAAAAAGCTAGGTTTTTATTAGTAGCATCTCTCATTATAGGTGGAATCTCCTCCATATTCTGGACATTTTCAAGAAGTTATTTAACTGTTGTCTATGACATGAATATGAATGAAAGTGTGCTATTCTGGATTTTGATGGGTATATCTGGAGTAGTTGGGGGTATTGCAGGAGGGCTAATTAATCGAGCTGGTCTAGCTTTATCTTATCGTTTAATCCTTATAATGATGCTCCTATCTCTATTTTTTATTACGATCCCAACAACGATTACCGTTTACTTTTCTTCAGTATTTTTTGGAATTTCTTATATATTTTTGACAGGTTTATTTATTGTCTGGTCTACCCGTATTTTCAAATCAAACCCTTCCATCGGAGTAAGTTTATCTTTTTTATCATTGGGAGTTGGTCAATCGTTTGGGTCAGCAATAGCAGGTGGTATGATTGATATGACATCTTATACTCTAAGTTTTATGTTGTTTTCTTTTATCGGCATTTTTGGATTATTTGTTCCCATTAATAATCGTTTTAATCGAGTAAAAGTCGAGAGTAATTGA
- the aguA gene encoding agmatine deiminase: MVLTINSTPRKDGFRMPGEFEKHKGTWMLWPTRTDTWRAGAKPAQRVYVEVAKAISKFEPVTMCVRAEQFENARALLPHHIRIVEISSNDAWMRDIGPTFVKNDKGEVRGIDWGFNAWGGIKEGLYFPWDLDLLVKQKVLEIERISRYDATDFITEGGAITVDGEGTLITTEQCLLNPNRNNNITKEEVEDILLQYLNIQKVIWLKDGLVGDETDGHVDEVVFFVRPGEVAMSWTDDPGHPQYAVLQDAYQRLEKVTDAKGRKLKINKIHLPNQITLSETESLEIDYSCYSFERSPEVTFISTYINCYLCNGGVILPTFNDPQDEYAIEAFKNMFSDREIIPINTREISVGGGNIHCITQQQPLP, from the coding sequence ATGGTTTTAACCATAAATAGTACACCGAGAAAAGACGGGTTCAGAATGCCTGGAGAATTTGAAAAACACAAAGGTACATGGATGCTTTGGCCGACGAGAACCGATACGTGGAGAGCTGGTGCTAAGCCAGCCCAAAGAGTTTATGTGGAGGTTGCTAAGGCGATATCAAAATTTGAGCCTGTAACCATGTGCGTACGTGCGGAACAATTCGAAAATGCCCGTGCACTTTTGCCGCATCATATACGAATTGTTGAAATTTCATCCAATGATGCTTGGATGCGTGACATTGGTCCAACCTTCGTTAAAAACGATAAAGGTGAAGTTCGAGGGATCGATTGGGGTTTCAATGCTTGGGGAGGAATAAAAGAAGGGCTGTATTTCCCTTGGGATCTCGATCTACTGGTCAAACAAAAGGTACTGGAAATCGAACGAATCAGTCGCTATGATGCTACTGACTTTATTACAGAAGGCGGGGCAATAACGGTAGACGGTGAAGGCACACTCATAACTACAGAGCAATGCCTATTGAATCCTAATCGAAATAATAACATAACAAAGGAAGAAGTTGAAGATATACTCCTCCAATATTTAAATATCCAAAAGGTTATCTGGTTAAAGGATGGCTTGGTGGGTGATGAAACCGATGGTCATGTGGACGAGGTAGTGTTTTTCGTTCGACCAGGTGAGGTAGCAATGAGCTGGACAGATGATCCTGGTCATCCACAATATGCTGTGCTTCAGGATGCCTACCAACGATTGGAGAAAGTTACGGATGCCAAGGGGAGGAAGTTGAAGATCAATAAAATTCACTTACCCAATCAAATTACCTTGAGTGAAACAGAAAGTCTAGAAATTGATTACTCTTGTTACAGTTTTGAACGTTCGCCTGAGGTAACCTTCATTTCAACCTATATTAACTGTTACCTATGTAATGGGGGCGTCATTTTACCGACCTTCAATGACCCACAGGACGAATATGCAATTGAAGCTTTTAAGAACATGTTTTCAGACCGAGAAATTATTCCTATCAACACACGGGAAATTTCAGTTGGCGGGGGAAATATACACTGTATCACTCAACAGCAGCCTCTTCCTTAA
- a CDS encoding sigma-54-dependent Fis family transcriptional regulator: MNKGFFKDKHFNTIFNHLKDGIFIADNNGVALWINDTSTKQLGAPRSKVIGKSVTELENNGLFTPSVTKIVLEKRETVTKVQTSKGRQYLATGHLVEVQKDDTEYVLVQVKDITETVRASFKLEKAESLLKKYWNELQQLKMKETEKGHKQAIIGKSKEHEEMMDLISRVATVDATILLNGETGVGKSMIAEEIHKNSERPDKPFVQINCGAIPETLLESELFGYKRGAFTGANNRGKIGLVERANGGTLFLDEIGELPISLQPKLLQLVQNKSFIPIGATDLKKVDIRIITATNQDLLQMVKEKRFREDLYYRLNVVSIQIPTLRERKDDILPLIYHYFDLYMTKYRKNSTLSKELLDYLQNYSWPGNIRELENMVERLIVTTKANVIEKSDLPDKVLQEIQQIEASFSSLNDQSLPEYLEQIEKKMITEAKNNHPSTRKAAESLGLTQSSFMRRLKKYNP; the protein is encoded by the coding sequence ATGAATAAAGGATTTTTTAAGGACAAGCATTTTAATACGATTTTCAACCATTTGAAGGATGGAATTTTTATAGCTGATAATAACGGGGTTGCCCTTTGGATCAATGATACAAGTACAAAACAATTGGGGGCACCTCGGTCCAAAGTAATCGGTAAAAGCGTTACGGAATTAGAAAATAATGGACTATTTACTCCATCAGTAACAAAGATCGTATTAGAAAAACGGGAGACGGTTACGAAGGTCCAGACATCAAAAGGACGGCAGTATCTGGCTACTGGACATTTAGTTGAAGTTCAAAAGGATGACACTGAATATGTATTGGTCCAGGTAAAGGACATTACAGAAACGGTTAGAGCCTCATTTAAACTTGAGAAGGCTGAATCACTTCTTAAGAAGTATTGGAATGAACTCCAGCAGTTGAAGATGAAGGAAACGGAAAAAGGCCATAAGCAGGCCATAATCGGCAAGAGCAAGGAACATGAAGAAATGATGGATCTTATAAGCAGAGTTGCTACAGTAGATGCGACCATTTTGTTAAATGGTGAGACCGGTGTCGGAAAAAGTATGATTGCAGAGGAAATCCATAAAAACAGTGAAAGACCTGATAAGCCTTTTGTTCAGATAAACTGTGGTGCAATACCAGAAACGCTCCTCGAATCGGAGCTGTTCGGTTATAAGAGAGGGGCATTCACGGGAGCGAACAACAGGGGGAAAATAGGATTGGTTGAAAGAGCGAATGGAGGCACACTTTTCTTAGATGAAATCGGAGAATTACCTATTTCCCTTCAACCGAAACTTCTCCAATTGGTACAAAACAAGTCATTTATCCCGATCGGTGCTACCGATCTAAAAAAGGTGGATATCCGGATCATAACCGCAACTAATCAAGACCTTCTACAGATGGTGAAGGAAAAACGATTTCGGGAGGATTTGTACTACAGACTCAATGTTGTTTCTATCCAAATTCCTACTTTGAGAGAAAGAAAAGATGATATCCTTCCTCTGATATACCATTACTTTGATTTATATATGACCAAGTATAGAAAGAATTCGACGTTGAGTAAGGAACTGCTTGACTACCTTCAAAACTATAGCTGGCCTGGTAATATCCGTGAGTTAGAAAACATGGTTGAACGTTTGATAGTTACGACGAAAGCAAATGTAATTGAAAAGTCAGATCTTCCAGATAAAGTATTGCAGGAAATACAACAGATAGAGGCTTCATTTTCTAGTCTAAATGATCAAAGCCTTCCAGAATATTTAGAGCAAATCGAAAAAAAAATGATTACTGAAGCGAAAAATAACCATCCATCAACAAGAAAAGCAGCTGAATCGTTAGGATTAACCCAATCGTCATTCATGAGAAGGTTGAAAAAATACAATCCCTAA
- a CDS encoding M20 family metallo-hydrolase, with protein sequence MKSLLLGVNKKRLLETIKVSSSIGSSEKGGLNRLALTEEDKMMRDVFVQWLHEEGLDVRFDDFGNIYGRRKGKIIDSPAVAVGSHLDTQPCGGRYDGILGVLTALEVIRVLNENNIETDYPIEIINFTNEEGARFAPPMLGSGGVSEEFTKDFIYSTMDDNEISFQEALREIGYLGDRRHRLKNVRSFIELHIEQGPILGNENKSIGIVEGIQGMSWLSVKVTGETNHAGPTPMENRKDALVPSAKMISKVNEITKKIDGLKTTVGKVNVKPNVANVIPGEVDFMIDIRHKDDEVRSYAIERLKEQLSTIALMNDLEVTITTDWHSDAVRFSPVVTDAIKEAADKWGYSSIKLFSGPGHDAKYMNKIAGSGMIFLPSIHGISHNEDELTLDDDIEKGANVLLYVIRKLANN encoded by the coding sequence ATGAAATCATTACTACTAGGAGTAAATAAAAAGCGTCTACTTGAAACGATTAAAGTGAGCTCTTCTATTGGCTCTTCTGAAAAAGGAGGTCTAAATCGTCTAGCCCTAACGGAAGAAGACAAAATGATGAGAGATGTATTTGTTCAATGGCTGCATGAAGAAGGGCTGGATGTCAGGTTTGATGATTTTGGAAACATATATGGAAGGAGGAAAGGTAAGATAATCGATAGCCCTGCCGTTGCTGTTGGATCTCACTTAGATACTCAACCATGTGGCGGACGCTATGATGGTATTCTAGGCGTTCTTACAGCATTAGAAGTGATCCGGGTATTAAATGAAAATAATATAGAAACCGACTACCCGATCGAAATCATTAATTTTACGAATGAAGAAGGAGCTCGTTTTGCTCCACCGATGCTTGGTTCCGGGGGGGTTTCTGAGGAATTTACAAAAGACTTTATCTACAGCACGATGGACGATAATGAAATATCCTTCCAAGAGGCTTTAAGAGAAATCGGATATTTAGGAGATAGAAGACATCGATTAAAGAATGTCAGAAGTTTCATTGAACTCCATATCGAACAAGGACCTATTTTAGGAAATGAAAATAAATCAATTGGGATTGTCGAAGGCATCCAGGGTATGAGCTGGCTAAGCGTTAAGGTAACAGGCGAGACAAACCATGCCGGTCCTACACCGATGGAAAATCGGAAAGATGCCCTCGTTCCATCTGCGAAGATGATTTCAAAGGTGAACGAAATCACGAAAAAGATTGATGGCTTGAAAACAACGGTAGGTAAAGTGAATGTCAAGCCGAATGTGGCGAATGTGATTCCAGGTGAAGTGGATTTCATGATTGATATCCGACATAAGGACGATGAGGTCCGTTCATATGCCATTGAAAGACTGAAGGAACAGTTGAGTACCATTGCGTTGATGAATGACCTGGAGGTAACGATCACGACAGATTGGCACTCTGATGCTGTCAGATTTTCACCTGTAGTGACGGATGCTATCAAGGAAGCAGCTGACAAATGGGGCTATTCTTCAATAAAGCTTTTCAGTGGTCCTGGCCATGATGCAAAATATATGAACAAGATAGCTGGGAGCGGCATGATTTTTCTGCCAAGCATCCACGGCATCAGCCATAACGAAGATGAACTTACGTTAGATGATGACATCGAAAAAGGAGCCAACGTCCTTCTTTATGTAATCCGAAAACTAGCAAATAACTAA
- a CDS encoding aspartate aminotransferase family protein, which produces MSQMKLADHANGESLTAELSVSDRKHFLHPSTNPKAQVEFGPKIIFKGGKGIHLKDLKGNTYIDGVSMLWNVNLGHGNKELADASYQQMTELAYASTFYGYANEPTVRLAEKIASLTPGDLNTVFFTSGGSESNDTAFKLSRFYWQLQGYKKKRKIISLRRGYHGVTVAAQRATGIDVYREFSGSTDPDIVNAKAHVTDCELGDKSHPDYEGSIRSIIEKEGKDKIAAVIVEPIQGAGGVHIPPEGYLHAIRNLCNEFDIHLIADEVICGFGRTGKMFGVDHWGIVPDFMSVAKGITSGYAQLGGVVMREHIRDAINEYDAMLAHGFTYSGHPTACAVGLKNIEIIERDGLVENARLLGNVLEKGLHDLEDKYPFFTKGRAKGLLAGFDLMKDPEENVPFDDSVKAAVSIVEECYQRGLLIRPFDFEPGMNIVAIAPPLIINKDEIERIITILDDSVAAFSKRI; this is translated from the coding sequence ATGAGTCAAATGAAACTAGCCGATCATGCGAATGGCGAATCTTTGACAGCTGAATTATCTGTGTCAGACCGTAAACACTTTCTTCATCCATCTACGAATCCTAAAGCCCAGGTAGAATTCGGCCCGAAGATCATTTTTAAAGGCGGAAAAGGCATCCACCTGAAAGATCTCAAAGGCAATACGTATATTGACGGTGTTTCGATGCTATGGAATGTCAACCTTGGGCACGGGAACAAGGAATTGGCAGATGCTTCGTATCAACAAATGACAGAACTCGCCTATGCCTCAACTTTCTACGGATATGCCAATGAGCCGACCGTCCGTCTGGCTGAAAAGATTGCATCTTTGACCCCAGGAGATTTGAATACCGTTTTTTTCACGTCTGGCGGCTCAGAGTCCAATGATACGGCATTCAAGTTGTCAAGATTTTATTGGCAGCTGCAAGGTTACAAGAAAAAAAGGAAGATCATTTCTTTACGTAGAGGCTACCATGGTGTAACCGTAGCGGCACAAAGAGCGACAGGAATCGATGTTTACCGTGAGTTTTCTGGTTCGACGGACCCTGACATTGTCAATGCAAAGGCTCACGTTACCGACTGTGAGCTAGGTGATAAAAGCCATCCAGACTATGAGGGCAGTATTAGAAGTATCATAGAAAAAGAAGGAAAAGATAAGATTGCTGCCGTCATTGTGGAACCGATCCAAGGGGCTGGTGGGGTTCATATTCCTCCAGAAGGGTACCTGCACGCTATCCGAAACCTTTGTAATGAATTTGATATCCACTTGATTGCAGACGAAGTGATCTGCGGCTTTGGGCGCACTGGAAAAATGTTCGGTGTTGATCACTGGGGGATTGTCCCCGACTTCATGTCGGTCGCAAAAGGGATCACAAGCGGGTATGCTCAGCTTGGCGGTGTAGTCATGAGAGAACATATCAGGGATGCTATTAATGAGTATGATGCTATGCTGGCTCATGGATTCACCTATAGTGGTCATCCTACAGCTTGTGCGGTCGGATTGAAAAATATTGAAATCATAGAACGGGACGGTCTTGTGGAAAATGCAAGACTACTAGGAAACGTGTTAGAAAAAGGACTCCATGATTTAGAAGACAAATACCCCTTTTTTACAAAAGGTAGAGCCAAAGGCTTGCTAGCTGGATTCGATTTAATGAAGGATCCCGAGGAAAATGTTCCTTTTGATGACTCTGTAAAAGCAGCCGTGTCCATTGTAGAGGAATGTTACCAACGAGGGTTACTGATCAGACCGTTCGATTTTGAACCAGGAATGAATATCGTAGCCATTGCCCCTCCTCTTATCATCAATAAAGATGAAATAGAAAGGATCATTACGATTTTAGATGATTCCGTAGCCGCCTTTTCTAAAAGAATTTAG
- a CDS encoding APC family permease has product MNQSNQLKRRLKLFHVVAIGIAYMSPFAVFDTFGIASDVSSGHVPAAYIVVFLAILFTALSYGKLVKRYPAAGSVYTYTKNILNPYVGILVGWVTFIAYLALPMINALLAEIYLSAALPGVPSWVWVVGLIVIISFLNIFGVKLAASVNLLLVAFQFLVGTVFIYLNVRSITKGPEHFNSLNELFPSNMEFSGLFGAAALLALSFIGFDAITTLSEETVEPKKNIPLAILLVASIGGIFFFTVTYFMQSLFPDVSVLNDIEGASPEIAYIIGGNLFLSIFTAGALFSVFASGLAAQVSASRLLYAMGRDEVLPKRFFGYLHPKHNSPVPNILLIGVLASSALLLDLRGATSLINVGAFTAFSFVNICVIVTYLKTKESRSLLYTLGHLIAPLIGLLFIVYLWSNLDLYSITIGLIWGIIGFLYLTISTNFFKKEPPQIDFDELEVS; this is encoded by the coding sequence ATGAATCAATCAAATCAATTGAAACGAAGGTTAAAGTTGTTTCATGTAGTAGCAATAGGAATTGCGTATATGTCACCCTTTGCTGTTTTTGATACTTTCGGAATCGCATCGGATGTATCTTCAGGACATGTGCCTGCAGCATATATTGTAGTTTTTCTCGCAATTCTTTTCACCGCTTTAAGTTATGGAAAATTGGTAAAAAGATATCCTGCTGCTGGCTCTGTCTACACATATACTAAAAACATTTTGAATCCATATGTCGGTATTCTGGTGGGATGGGTTACTTTTATAGCCTACTTAGCCCTTCCCATGATCAACGCCTTACTTGCTGAAATTTACCTTTCAGCAGCATTACCTGGCGTTCCTAGCTGGGTCTGGGTTGTCGGTCTGATTGTTATTATTAGCTTTTTGAATATCTTTGGTGTCAAACTCGCAGCTTCGGTGAATTTGTTGCTTGTCGCATTTCAATTTTTGGTTGGAACAGTCTTCATTTACCTTAATGTTCGTTCCATTACAAAAGGACCTGAGCATTTTAATTCGTTGAACGAGCTATTTCCTTCCAACATGGAGTTTTCAGGGCTGTTTGGGGCAGCAGCTTTATTAGCTTTATCCTTTATAGGGTTTGATGCAATAACAACCCTTTCTGAAGAAACCGTTGAACCTAAAAAAAATATTCCCTTAGCTATCTTACTAGTTGCATCAATAGGGGGGATCTTTTTCTTCACTGTCACCTACTTTATGCAGTCCCTATTCCCTGATGTATCTGTGCTTAATGATATTGAAGGTGCCTCACCTGAAATTGCTTATATCATAGGTGGAAACTTATTCCTCTCTATTTTCACCGCCGGAGCCTTATTTTCCGTATTTGCTTCAGGTTTGGCAGCACAAGTTAGTGCTTCTCGCTTGTTATATGCCATGGGAAGAGATGAAGTATTGCCTAAGCGTTTCTTTGGGTATTTACATCCTAAACATAATTCACCTGTTCCAAATATTCTCTTAATCGGTGTATTAGCATCATCCGCACTTTTGTTAGATTTACGCGGAGCAACATCTCTCATTAATGTTGGTGCATTCACTGCTTTTTCATTTGTTAATATATGTGTGATTGTAACCTACTTAAAGACTAAGGAGTCACGCTCTTTATTATATACCTTAGGTCATTTGATTGCCCCTCTTATTGGTCTGCTCTTTATTGTGTATCTATGGAGTAACCTTGATTTGTATTCCATTACGATTGGTTTAATATGGGGCATCATCGGTTTCCTGTATTTGACAATATCTACAAACTTTTTCAAAAAAGAACCACCTCAAATTGATTTTGATGAACTTGAGGTGTCGTAA